In Hamadaea flava, a genomic segment contains:
- a CDS encoding SAM-dependent methyltransferase, translating into MDLPRPFVIRESGHRIHNPFSPEKLDILGRALRLTPGTNALDLASGSGEMLCTWARDHGITGVGVDISTHFTASAQARAAELGVADRVRFVHGDAAGHIAEEPVGLAACIGATWIGDGLTGTVELLQRSLRPGGLMLIGEPYWRLDPPDETTVAESHAHAKEAYRPLPDLLSHFGDLGYDVVEMVLADQDSWDRYTGAQWLNLRRWLDENPDDELAEQFRAELRDGPARYARYRREYLGWGVFALMRR; encoded by the coding sequence GTGGATCTTCCACGCCCGTTCGTCATCCGCGAGAGCGGTCACCGCATTCACAACCCGTTCAGTCCTGAGAAACTCGACATCCTCGGGCGGGCGTTGCGCCTGACGCCCGGGACGAACGCCCTCGATCTGGCCTCCGGCAGCGGCGAAATGTTGTGCACGTGGGCTCGTGACCACGGCATCACCGGGGTCGGCGTCGACATCAGCACACACTTCACCGCGAGCGCCCAGGCGCGCGCGGCTGAGTTGGGTGTCGCCGACCGCGTACGCTTCGTCCACGGCGACGCGGCCGGACATATCGCCGAAGAACCGGTCGGTCTCGCCGCCTGCATCGGCGCGACGTGGATCGGCGACGGCCTCACCGGAACGGTGGAACTGCTGCAACGCAGCCTCCGGCCCGGCGGCCTGATGCTGATCGGCGAACCGTACTGGCGGCTCGACCCGCCGGACGAGACGACCGTGGCGGAGTCGCACGCGCACGCCAAGGAGGCGTACCGCCCGCTGCCCGACCTGCTGAGCCACTTCGGCGACCTCGGTTACGACGTGGTCGAGATGGTGCTGGCCGACCAGGACAGCTGGGACCGCTACACGGGGGCGCAGTGGCTCAACCTCCGCCGCTGGCTCGACGAGAACCCCGACGACGAACTGGCCGAGCAGTTCCGCGCCGAACTGCGGGACGGACCGGCGAGGTACGCGCGCTATCGCCGTGAGTACCTCGGCTGGGGCGTCTTCGCCTTGATGCGCCGGTAA
- a CDS encoding nuclear transport factor 2 family protein, with the protein MTHSTKDLVLHGFAEFAAGNIEILRTLLHEDFVEHSPGNPSGRDAFIAYIATAPVAGAKLDLKRVIAEDDLVVLHYRMSTPDEDLAVVDIWRLADGKIVEHWDVVQPVPDDAEIPHGMF; encoded by the coding sequence ATGACACACAGCACCAAGGACCTGGTCCTGCACGGCTTCGCCGAGTTCGCCGCCGGCAACATCGAGATCCTCCGGACCCTGCTGCACGAGGACTTCGTCGAGCACAGCCCCGGCAACCCCTCCGGCCGGGACGCGTTCATCGCGTACATCGCGACCGCGCCGGTGGCCGGGGCGAAACTCGACCTCAAGCGCGTGATCGCCGAAGACGACCTGGTCGTCCTGCATTACCGGATGAGCACGCCCGACGAGGACCTCGCCGTCGTCGACATCTGGCGGCTGGCCGACGGCAAGATCGTCGAGCACTGGGACGTCGTGCAGCCGGTCCCCGACGACGCCGAGATCCCCCACGGCATGTTCTAG
- a CDS encoding MarR family winged helix-turn-helix transcriptional regulator, translated as MSTAKRADPAEGLSVDDGIRTLLLLMPRMVGRVKRIRIPEELQTLALAPRHLSLLSYLLFDGPLTVGELARRLEIAPTTVSLMIAELSKREVVERTDDPADRRRTIVSITEPRRPSIDAWLSQGARAWRKALEPLTPAQRKLFVDTLATYEREVLTELDA; from the coding sequence ATGTCAACGGCGAAGCGGGCGGATCCGGCCGAGGGGTTGAGCGTCGACGACGGCATCCGGACCTTGTTGCTGCTCATGCCCCGGATGGTGGGCCGGGTCAAGCGCATCCGGATCCCCGAGGAGCTGCAGACGCTCGCCCTCGCTCCCCGGCACCTGTCGCTGCTGTCGTACCTGCTGTTCGACGGGCCCCTCACGGTCGGCGAACTGGCCCGCCGGCTGGAGATCGCACCGACCACCGTGAGCCTGATGATCGCCGAGTTGAGCAAACGCGAGGTCGTCGAGCGGACCGACGACCCCGCCGACCGCCGGCGCACCATCGTCAGCATCACCGAACCCCGGCGGCCGTCGATCGACGCCTGGCTTTCGCAGGGCGCCCGGGCCTGGCGCAAGGCCCTGGAGCCGTTGACCCCGGCGCAACGCAAACTGTTCGTGGACACCCTGGCCACCTACGAACGCGAGGTGCTCACCGAACTCGATGCCTGA
- a CDS encoding helix-turn-helix transcriptional regulator produces MHVSRLRGRNREADAIAGLLAGAAAGRGGALTICGDLGLGKSALLDHAERTATGFAVLRTAGVAAEAHLPYAGLIRLLEPLAGGVDRLADEHQRAVRQVLRGEGSPEADRLALRLGVLALLGSAGRPVLCGVDDADLVDPATGDVLAFVARRLSNRPVAALLTTSQPVDGVRTLRLAALDFADSQALIADRLDLVDEAVAAHLAEIGHGNPQALADLAESLTAAQRAGVAPPPRGLPGGSPLRQAYRARVEGLPSETRELLLLAATEEAMHTSTLARAAEAAGLGLGALSPAELSGVVRVADGVVTFPQPLVRLTAYELAPSARRREAHRLLAGLLDRTPDRLRRALHRAAAGHAPDPVLAAELAEAATGNVRPDEAAVALERAADLSGDPQTTAAHLVAAARSVWLAGRPAYARCLISRVRRALADVPRTPEADRVLGQTDLLLGEIELRSGATAAALDALLAAADRLADSHRALAVSVLMRASEAACFSGEYPRIAEVRARAEALRRPDDSLRLRFVFAQIDGFAATFTGRFDQAGPALRDAIALSERLGEPGALAAAGAAALLLGDDHTALRVTERACASADAAGDRAVLPVTLELMAYAQLWLGRHDAVHQTCLAGLRAARAGGQENYVGDHLGLLAVLAAVRGETEECRRRLDQLRAPVEAGRVSRPRVLRDWALAVLDLAAGRSAEALSRLAGIADPATGHGHVVVQVLATPSLVEAAARCGAADLARPAWQAYDQWAEQTGDPARRALARRCQALLAERGSPEAEAHFRAALDLHAASDADFEHAHTQLLFGQELRRTRRPRDAREHLHRAWDLFQSTGAVHWTDQVRAELRAAGEPIATPTLDASAALTAQQLQIAQLVADGATNREVAAQLFISTRTVDHHMRNIFHRLGIRSRTELVRALH; encoded by the coding sequence GTGCATGTATCTCGGTTGCGCGGCCGGAACCGGGAGGCCGACGCCATCGCCGGCCTCCTCGCGGGAGCCGCCGCCGGACGAGGCGGCGCCCTGACGATCTGCGGCGACCTCGGGCTCGGCAAGTCGGCGCTGCTCGACCACGCTGAGCGTACGGCGACGGGGTTCGCCGTGTTGCGGACGGCCGGGGTGGCCGCCGAGGCGCATCTCCCGTACGCCGGACTCATCCGGCTGCTGGAACCGCTCGCCGGCGGCGTCGACCGGCTGGCCGACGAACACCAGCGTGCCGTACGCCAAGTGCTGCGCGGCGAGGGGAGCCCCGAAGCGGACCGGCTTGCCCTGCGCCTCGGCGTGCTGGCGCTGCTCGGCTCGGCGGGCCGCCCGGTGCTGTGCGGTGTGGACGATGCCGACCTGGTGGACCCGGCGACCGGCGACGTCCTGGCGTTCGTCGCCCGGCGGCTGAGCAACCGGCCGGTCGCGGCACTGCTCACGACCAGTCAGCCCGTCGACGGCGTACGCACGCTCCGGCTCGCCGCCCTGGACTTCGCCGACAGCCAAGCCCTGATCGCCGATCGGCTGGACCTGGTGGACGAGGCCGTCGCCGCGCACCTCGCCGAGATCGGCCACGGCAATCCGCAGGCCCTGGCCGACCTGGCCGAATCGCTCACCGCCGCGCAACGGGCCGGCGTCGCACCCCCGCCACGCGGACTGCCCGGCGGCAGCCCACTGCGGCAGGCGTACCGGGCGCGGGTGGAGGGTCTGCCGTCGGAGACCCGGGAACTGCTACTCCTGGCGGCGACCGAGGAGGCGATGCACACCTCGACGCTCGCCCGCGCGGCCGAGGCGGCCGGTCTCGGGCTCGGCGCGCTCAGCCCGGCGGAACTGTCCGGAGTGGTACGCGTCGCCGACGGCGTCGTCACCTTCCCGCAGCCGCTCGTGCGGCTGACCGCGTACGAGCTGGCTCCGTCGGCCCGGCGACGCGAAGCGCACCGGCTGCTGGCCGGACTGCTCGACCGGACGCCGGATCGGCTGCGCCGGGCATTGCATCGGGCGGCGGCCGGGCACGCGCCCGATCCGGTCCTGGCGGCGGAGCTGGCCGAAGCGGCCACCGGCAACGTCCGGCCCGATGAGGCCGCCGTCGCCCTGGAACGAGCGGCCGACCTGTCCGGCGATCCGCAGACCACGGCGGCCCATCTCGTCGCCGCCGCCCGGTCCGTGTGGCTGGCCGGCCGCCCGGCGTACGCCCGATGCCTGATCAGCCGCGTCCGGCGGGCTCTGGCCGACGTTCCGCGTACGCCGGAAGCCGACCGCGTCCTCGGCCAGACCGACCTGCTCCTCGGCGAGATCGAGCTGCGCTCCGGTGCGACGGCAGCCGCCCTGGACGCCCTGCTCGCGGCGGCCGACCGGCTCGCCGACAGTCATCGGGCGCTCGCCGTGAGCGTCCTCATGCGAGCATCGGAGGCGGCCTGCTTCTCCGGCGAGTACCCCCGGATCGCCGAGGTCCGGGCGCGCGCCGAAGCCCTGCGACGACCGGACGACTCGCTGCGACTGCGATTCGTGTTCGCGCAGATCGACGGGTTCGCCGCGACCTTCACCGGCCGGTTCGACCAGGCTGGTCCGGCCCTGCGCGACGCGATCGCACTCAGCGAACGACTCGGCGAACCCGGCGCGTTGGCCGCCGCCGGGGCCGCCGCACTGTTGCTGGGCGACGACCACACCGCGTTGCGGGTGACCGAGCGAGCCTGTGCCTCGGCCGACGCGGCCGGCGACCGGGCCGTGCTGCCGGTGACGCTCGAGCTGATGGCGTACGCGCAGTTGTGGCTCGGCCGCCACGACGCGGTCCACCAGACCTGTCTGGCCGGGCTGCGGGCGGCCCGCGCGGGCGGTCAGGAGAACTACGTCGGCGATCATCTCGGGCTGCTCGCCGTGCTGGCCGCCGTACGTGGCGAGACCGAGGAGTGCCGCCGGCGCCTCGATCAGCTCCGGGCGCCGGTCGAGGCCGGCCGGGTCAGCCGCCCCCGTGTGCTGCGAGATTGGGCGTTGGCCGTGCTCGACCTGGCCGCCGGTCGGTCGGCCGAAGCGCTGAGCCGGCTGGCGGGCATCGCCGACCCGGCCACCGGCCACGGGCACGTCGTCGTGCAGGTGCTGGCCACCCCATCGCTGGTGGAGGCGGCCGCTCGGTGCGGTGCGGCCGACCTGGCCCGGCCCGCCTGGCAGGCGTACGACCAGTGGGCGGAGCAGACCGGCGACCCGGCACGCCGCGCGTTGGCCCGGCGCTGCCAGGCGTTGCTGGCCGAACGGGGCAGCCCCGAAGCCGAAGCGCACTTCCGGGCGGCGCTGGACCTGCACGCGGCGTCCGACGCCGACTTCGAACACGCCCACACCCAGCTGCTGTTCGGCCAGGAACTACGGCGTACGCGCCGACCCCGGGACGCGCGCGAGCACCTGCACCGGGCGTGGGACCTGTTCCAGTCGACCGGCGCGGTTCACTGGACTGATCAGGTACGCGCCGAGCTGCGGGCGGCCGGCGAGCCCATCGCGACGCCGACGCTCGACGCGTCGGCGGCGTTGACCGCGCAGCAGTTGCAGATCGCGCAGTTGGTGGCCGACGGAGCGACCAACCGGGAAGTCGCCGCTCAGCTGTTCATCAGTACGCGTACCGTCGACCACCACATGCGCAACATCTTCCACCGGCTCGGCATCCGCTCCCGGACCGAACTCGTCCGGGCCTTGCACTAG
- a CDS encoding chitinase, translated as MFLHGWYGTGDYYADDVSLQGTAGAGVPTVPGTPAAGTITNTSAALSWSASTGTVTGYRVYEGATLKTTVTGASATISGLTACTSHTYDVTAYNSVGESAHSGSVTITTTGCGTGVPGTPGNARVTSTADTSLGLAWDASTGTVTGYRVYEGTTLKTTVTGTSATISGLTACTSHTYAVRAYNSSGESGSASVTGTTTGCSTGTLPKHLLTGYWQNFTNGATPLRLSAVPTTYDIVAIAFANADPGSAGGVTFGVDSGLSSALGGYTDAQFKADVATLHSRNQKVILSVGGEKGTVSVSSAAAATNFANSVYAIMTSYGFDGVDIDLENGLNATYMEQALRSLRSKAGANLIITMAPQTIDMQSTGTTYFALALNIRDILTIVHTQFYNSGGMLGCDQMFAYGQGTINFLTALACIQLQSALRPDQVALGLPSSTSAAGGGYVGPGVVNNALDCLAAGTNCGSFVPPAKWPSIRGAMTWSINWDASNGYAFANTVHGHLVAMP; from the coding sequence GTGTTCCTGCACGGCTGGTACGGCACCGGCGACTACTACGCCGACGACGTCTCGTTGCAGGGCACGGCCGGGGCAGGCGTTCCCACTGTCCCCGGTACGCCCGCCGCCGGCACGATCACGAACACCTCGGCCGCACTGAGCTGGTCGGCGTCGACCGGAACCGTGACCGGCTACCGGGTGTACGAGGGTGCGACGCTCAAGACGACCGTCACGGGGGCGTCGGCGACGATCTCCGGGCTGACCGCCTGCACGAGCCACACCTACGACGTGACCGCGTACAACAGCGTGGGGGAGTCGGCGCACTCGGGGAGCGTCACGATCACGACCACCGGGTGTGGCACCGGGGTTCCCGGCACGCCGGGCAACGCCCGCGTCACGTCCACTGCGGACACGTCGCTCGGGCTCGCCTGGGACGCGTCGACCGGGACCGTGACCGGCTATCGGGTGTACGAGGGGACGACGCTCAAGACCACGGTCACGGGGACGTCGGCGACGATCTCCGGGCTGACCGCCTGCACCAGCCACACGTACGCCGTCCGCGCGTACAACAGCAGTGGTGAATCGGGTTCGGCGAGCGTGACCGGCACGACCACCGGATGTTCCACGGGCACGCTGCCCAAGCACCTCCTCACGGGCTACTGGCAGAACTTCACCAACGGCGCGACGCCGCTGCGGCTGTCGGCGGTCCCGACGACCTACGACATCGTGGCGATCGCGTTCGCCAACGCCGACCCCGGCTCGGCCGGCGGCGTGACGTTCGGCGTCGACTCCGGCCTGTCGAGTGCGCTCGGCGGCTACACCGACGCCCAGTTCAAGGCGGACGTCGCCACCCTGCACTCGCGCAACCAGAAGGTCATCCTGTCCGTCGGCGGCGAGAAGGGCACCGTCTCGGTGTCCAGTGCGGCCGCCGCGACCAACTTCGCCAACAGCGTGTACGCGATCATGACGAGCTACGGGTTCGACGGCGTCGACATCGACCTGGAGAACGGGCTCAACGCGACCTACATGGAGCAGGCGTTGCGGTCGCTGCGGTCGAAGGCGGGCGCGAACCTGATCATCACGATGGCGCCGCAGACCATCGACATGCAGTCGACCGGGACGACGTACTTCGCACTGGCGCTCAACATCCGCGACATCCTGACCATCGTGCACACCCAGTTCTACAACTCGGGCGGCATGCTGGGCTGCGACCAGATGTTCGCGTACGGGCAGGGGACGATCAACTTCCTGACCGCGCTGGCCTGCATCCAGCTTCAGAGCGCGCTGCGACCGGACCAGGTGGCCCTCGGCCTGCCCTCGTCCACCTCCGCGGCGGGCGGCGGCTACGTCGGCCCCGGCGTCGTCAACAACGCGCTCGACTGCCTGGCGGCCGGGACGAACTGCGGCAGCTTCGTGCCCCCGGCCAAGTGGCCGAGCATCCGGGGCGCGATGACGTGGTCGATCAACTGGGATGCGAGCAACGGGTACGCGTTCGCCAACACCGTCCACGGCCACCTGGTCGCGATGCCGTGA
- a CDS encoding VOC family protein, with protein MTDRMTARQFHDAEGVGDWRVLFDGACAYFDTGSFATGVALVAEIGRLADEVNHHPDVDLRYPGVTVRLWTHDVEGLSHRDVALARQISAAARDLGISADSGPLQCYNLTVDALVPVNVRPFWAALLGYRAGADDDLVDPRGRGPSVGFQIMDTARTQRNRVHLDVSVPHDQAEARIAAALAAGGRMVSTEHAPAWWVLADMEGNEACVATWQGRD; from the coding sequence ATGACCGACCGGATGACGGCACGGCAATTCCACGACGCCGAAGGGGTCGGGGACTGGCGGGTACTTTTCGACGGGGCATGCGCGTACTTCGACACGGGATCGTTCGCCACCGGGGTCGCCCTCGTCGCGGAGATCGGCCGGTTGGCCGACGAGGTGAATCACCATCCCGACGTCGACCTGCGCTATCCCGGCGTGACGGTACGCCTCTGGACGCACGACGTCGAGGGCCTGAGTCATCGGGACGTGGCGTTGGCCCGCCAGATCTCGGCGGCCGCCCGGGACCTGGGCATCTCGGCCGACTCTGGTCCGCTGCAGTGCTACAACCTCACCGTCGACGCCCTGGTTCCGGTGAACGTGCGCCCGTTCTGGGCGGCGTTGCTCGGTTACCGCGCCGGTGCCGACGACGATCTCGTCGATCCCCGTGGGCGTGGCCCGTCGGTGGGGTTCCAGATCATGGATACCGCCCGGACGCAGCGCAATCGCGTACATCTGGATGTCTCCGTGCCACATGATCAGGCCGAGGCGCGGATCGCGGCCGCGCTCGCCGCGGGCGGGCGGATGGTGTCCACCGAGCACGCGCCGGCCTGGTGGGTCCTGGCAGACATGGAAGGCAACGAGGCGTGCGTCGCGACGTGGCAGGGCCGTGATTGA
- a CDS encoding TetR/AcrR family transcriptional regulator codes for MSSARAEMLDRVTAYAAENGIGAKSLREIADGIGSSHRMLLYHFGTREGLLAAIVEAVERQQREVMTELAARHETAQELMLALWERVSSPEARPFVRLFFEVLGLAAQGAAGADQLLSGLTEPWLDSGAELAPGVRREAIRVGVAVVRGLLLDLVAGADPADVDRAYRLFAGSFEDLTRIG; via the coding sequence ATGTCAAGCGCGCGGGCGGAGATGCTGGATCGGGTGACGGCGTACGCGGCCGAGAACGGCATCGGCGCCAAGAGCCTCCGGGAGATCGCCGACGGGATCGGCAGCAGCCATCGGATGCTCCTCTATCACTTCGGTACGCGCGAGGGCCTGCTCGCGGCGATCGTCGAGGCGGTCGAGCGGCAGCAGCGGGAGGTGATGACCGAGCTGGCCGCGCGCCACGAGACCGCGCAGGAGTTGATGCTGGCCCTGTGGGAGCGCGTCTCCAGCCCCGAGGCACGCCCGTTCGTGCGCCTGTTCTTCGAGGTCCTCGGCTTGGCGGCGCAGGGGGCGGCCGGCGCTGACCAGCTGCTGAGCGGCCTCACCGAACCGTGGCTGGACAGTGGAGCCGAGTTGGCGCCGGGCGTACGCCGTGAGGCGATCCGGGTCGGTGTGGCGGTCGTCCGCGGATTGCTCCTCGACTTGGTCGCGGGAGCTGATCCGGCCGATGTAGACCGAGCCTACCGGCTGTTCGCGGGGTCCTTCGAAGACCTGACCCGGATCGGATGA
- a CDS encoding cellulose binding domain-containing protein encodes MRRVTLLRSTVLAAVLLVVGYAGAALALPDPPAPVTANATWFDALGSPYGGCGLPQANLDSQNFVALNVFNTPGDYAYSTRPVPDAAKTGMWENGRNCGRWVQVSIADYCTGVNDGAPNQAFCRNGSWVADAYNGGTLTMLVADSCGDGNAWCRDDPYHLDLAKGSLNTFVKNGTTLTDLYPNHWNNRHISWKFVPAPNYTGDISIGFLQGAQQWWPAIAVSHLANGIHGVEYFADGTWHTAAMNSDMGQSYIIGGLTSGATSFQIRVRDVTDALINGGRVYSFSLPCSSQCSVPYTAAAYTTSGGSTGSPSTSTSTSPSASVSPSASVSPSASVSPTSSSGVCTAAYKVTSSWPGGFGGEVTVTAGSAPITGWTVKWTYANGQTISQLWNGTLTTSGSAITVKNVSYNGSLGAGGTATFGFNGTSTGTTSIPTLTCTSP; translated from the coding sequence ATGAGGCGCGTGACCCTGCTGCGCTCCACGGTTCTCGCGGCTGTCCTGCTCGTCGTCGGCTATGCCGGCGCCGCGCTCGCGCTGCCTGATCCGCCTGCGCCGGTCACCGCCAACGCCACCTGGTTCGACGCCCTCGGTTCGCCGTACGGCGGCTGCGGACTGCCTCAGGCCAATTTGGACAGTCAGAACTTCGTCGCCCTCAACGTGTTCAACACGCCCGGCGACTATGCGTACTCGACGCGGCCGGTGCCCGACGCCGCCAAGACCGGGATGTGGGAGAACGGGCGCAACTGCGGCCGCTGGGTCCAGGTCTCGATCGCCGACTATTGCACCGGCGTCAACGACGGCGCACCGAACCAGGCGTTCTGCCGCAACGGGTCGTGGGTCGCCGACGCGTACAACGGCGGCACGCTGACCATGCTGGTCGCCGACAGCTGCGGCGACGGCAACGCCTGGTGCCGCGACGACCCGTACCACCTCGACCTGGCCAAGGGATCGCTGAACACGTTCGTCAAGAACGGCACGACGCTGACCGACCTCTACCCGAACCACTGGAACAACCGGCACATCAGCTGGAAGTTCGTGCCCGCGCCCAACTACACCGGCGACATCAGCATCGGCTTCCTGCAGGGGGCGCAGCAGTGGTGGCCGGCCATCGCCGTGTCCCACCTGGCCAACGGCATCCACGGAGTCGAGTACTTCGCTGACGGCACGTGGCACACCGCCGCGATGAACAGCGACATGGGCCAGTCCTACATCATCGGCGGGCTCACCTCGGGTGCGACCTCCTTCCAGATCCGCGTACGCGACGTCACCGATGCGCTCATCAACGGCGGCCGGGTGTACTCGTTCAGCCTGCCGTGCTCGTCGCAGTGCTCCGTTCCGTACACGGCTGCGGCGTACACGACCTCGGGTGGCTCGACCGGCTCGCCTTCGACCTCAACGTCGACCTCGCCGTCGGCGTCCGTTTCGCCCTCCGCCTCGGTGTCGCCGTCGGCGTCGGTCTCGCCGACCTCGTCGTCGGGGGTGTGCACGGCGGCGTACAAGGTCACCAGTTCGTGGCCCGGCGGCTTCGGCGGCGAGGTGACCGTGACCGCGGGCAGCGCCCCGATCACGGGCTGGACCGTGAAATGGACGTACGCCAACGGGCAGACGATCAGCCAACTGTGGAACGGCACGCTGACCACGAGCGGGTCGGCGATCACGGTGAAGAACGTGTCGTACAACGGCTCGCTTGGCGCGGGCGGGACGGCGACGTTCGGCTTCAACGGGACGTCGACCGGTACCACCAGCATTCCCACACTGACCTGCACCAGCCCGTAA
- a CDS encoding SRPBCC family protein has translation MRWENTVTIDAPTNRVWELTTDVENLPSITPTMRRVVRLDDGPLHEGSQAKIWQPAQSPAIWTVTRLEPAREFTWQTRRLGVTMTGRHLLDGDDVSCRNTLVLELSGPGAKLLGALLGKTFAKALATENAGLQRAATAP, from the coding sequence ATGCGCTGGGAGAACACGGTCACCATCGACGCACCCACCAACCGCGTGTGGGAGCTGACCACCGATGTCGAGAACCTGCCGTCGATCACGCCGACGATGCGCCGCGTCGTCCGCCTCGACGACGGCCCGCTCCACGAGGGCAGCCAGGCCAAGATCTGGCAGCCGGCCCAGTCCCCCGCGATCTGGACGGTGACCCGGCTTGAGCCGGCCCGCGAGTTCACCTGGCAGACGCGGCGACTCGGCGTGACCATGACCGGGCGGCATCTGCTGGACGGCGACGACGTCAGCTGCCGGAACACCCTCGTCCTCGAGCTGTCCGGGCCGGGCGCCAAACTCCTGGGAGCCTTGCTGGGCAAGACTTTCGCCAAAGCGCTGGCGACCGAGAACGCCGGACTCCAGCGGGCGGCCACCGCTCCCTGA
- a CDS encoding alpha/beta hydrolase family protein: protein MHLRRSRLLAMLSLALTLAVGAAVASPAHALNPYQRGPNPTDAILEASSGPYATSSISVPSIVSGFGGGRIYYPTTTADGTFGGIAISPGFTATWSSLSWLGPRLASHGFVVIGIETNTIYDQPTSRGQQLLAALDYLVNTSSVRTRVDSSRLAVAGHSMGGGGTLWAANSRPSLQAAIPLAPWNTDKSWSGVRVPTLIVGGQSDTVAPVATHSIPFYTSIPAASEKAYLELRSASHFFPQTVNTTVAVSMVSWLKRYVDDDTRYDPWLCPGPSGLSVSDYRDTCPA from the coding sequence ATGCACCTTCGCAGATCCCGGCTGCTGGCCATGTTGTCGCTGGCGCTGACTCTCGCGGTCGGCGCGGCCGTGGCGAGCCCGGCGCACGCGCTCAACCCGTACCAGCGGGGTCCGAACCCGACGGACGCGATCCTGGAGGCGAGCAGCGGTCCCTACGCGACCTCGTCGATCAGCGTGCCGTCGATCGTGAGCGGATTCGGCGGCGGCCGGATCTACTACCCGACGACCACGGCCGACGGGACGTTCGGCGGCATCGCCATCTCGCCGGGCTTCACCGCGACCTGGTCCAGCCTGTCCTGGCTCGGCCCGCGCCTGGCCTCGCACGGCTTCGTCGTGATCGGCATCGAGACCAACACCATCTACGACCAGCCGACCAGCCGGGGCCAGCAGCTCCTCGCGGCGCTGGACTACCTGGTCAACACCAGCTCGGTGCGGACCCGCGTCGACTCGTCCCGGCTCGCGGTGGCCGGGCATTCGATGGGCGGCGGAGGTACGCTCTGGGCGGCGAACTCGCGACCGTCGTTGCAGGCGGCGATCCCGCTCGCACCATGGAACACGGACAAGTCGTGGAGTGGCGTACGGGTGCCGACGCTGATCGTCGGCGGTCAGTCCGACACCGTCGCGCCGGTCGCGACCCACTCGATTCCGTTCTACACCAGCATTCCGGCGGCGTCGGAGAAGGCGTACCTGGAGCTGCGCAGCGCCAGCCACTTCTTCCCGCAGACGGTCAACACGACCGTGGCGGTGTCGATGGTGTCCTGGCTCAAGCGGTACGTCGACGACGACACGCGCTACGACCCCTGGCTCTGCCCGGGGCCGTCGGGGCTGTCCGTGTCCGACTATCGCGACACCTGTCCGGCCTGA
- a CDS encoding ribosomal protein bL36 encodes MKVRSSLRSLKQKPGSAVVRRHGKLLVINKRDPRLKARQG; translated from the coding sequence ATGAAGGTTCGCAGCTCATTGCGGTCGCTCAAGCAGAAGCCCGGTTCGGCCGTCGTCCGCCGGCACGGCAAGCTGCTCGTGATCAACAAGCGTGATCCGCGGCTGAAGGCCCGGCAGGGCTGA
- a CDS encoding hemerythrin domain-containing protein has translation MSTPFSQVDSMAAARIRAAARQLADIHRALREDLKRVRVAAQAYADGAGDEPLALPNRLAEHCVAFCEALHAHHTGEDSLAFPYLDATVPELRPVLSRLRQEHVVVADHLRTLRGLLDIGHTDPGALLGRLDRLTADLDEHFRYEEEQLVPALRALDT, from the coding sequence ATGTCAACGCCCTTCAGCCAGGTCGACTCCATGGCCGCCGCCCGCATTCGCGCGGCGGCACGACAGCTCGCCGATATCCACCGCGCCCTCCGCGAGGACCTCAAGCGAGTCCGTGTGGCCGCCCAGGCGTACGCGGACGGTGCTGGGGATGAGCCGCTAGCGCTGCCCAACCGCCTCGCCGAACACTGCGTGGCGTTCTGCGAAGCGCTGCACGCACACCACACCGGTGAGGATTCGCTGGCCTTTCCCTATCTCGACGCCACCGTGCCCGAGCTGCGGCCGGTGCTGTCCCGCCTCCGGCAAGAACACGTCGTCGTCGCGGATCATCTGCGTACGCTGCGGGGATTGCTCGACATCGGACACACCGACCCGGGTGCGCTGCTCGGCCGCCTGGACCGGTTGACCGCCGACCTCGACGAGCATTTCCGATACGAGGAGGAGCAGCTCGTCCCGGCCCTGCGAGCGCTCGACACGTGA